The following proteins come from a genomic window of Botrytis cinerea B05.10 chromosome 14, complete sequence:
- the Bcg2 gene encoding Bcg2 yields the protein MMCFGSREDVEAKRSKEIDALIHRDEKVMQRQVKLLLLGAGESGKSTILKQMRLIYTDKGFSKTEKEEWRIIIFHNILDGLRMTVEAMNDFNTPFEHENTKQYLPMITEEKDLRPCEPIPLEYLKAFKDMWADSGIQKTVERGNEFALHDNLGYFFEDLDRLFSKEFVPTDQDVLRARLRTTGITETHFDLGSLQYRMFDVGGQRSERKKWIHCFENVNALLFLVAISGYDQCLAEDKDGNQMQEALMLWESIANSHWFKHSALILFLNKIDLFKAKIGHSPITKFGFSDFQGDTTSWQQTSKYFMDKFIALNRSPGREVYGHFTNATDTDLLKVTMSSVQDMIIQRNLQKLIL from the exons ATGATGTGTTTCGGCAGCAGGGAGGATGTCGAGGCCAAGAGGTCCAAAGAGATAGACGCTCTTATCCACAGAGATGAGAAGGTTATGCAGCGACAAGTaaaattgttattattgG GTGCTGGAGAATCTGGAAAGTCAACAATTCTCAAACAGATGAGACTTATTTATACCGATAAAGGTTTCTCAAAGACTGAAAAGGAAGAATGGCGCATTATTATCTTTCACAACATCTTGGATGGCTTGAGAATGACAGTGGAGGCCATGAATGATTTCAATACTCCCTTCGAACACGAAAACACCAAA CAATACCTTCCAATGATTACAGAAGAAAAGGACCTTAGACCATGCGAACCAATTCCTCTCGAATATCTTAAGGCATTCAAAGATATGTGGGCAGACTCAGGTATCCAGAAGACTGTTGAGAGAGGAAATGAGTTTGCTCTGCATGATAATTTAGGCTA TTTCTTCGAGGACTTAGACCGTCTCTTCAGCAAGGAATTCGTCCCAACCGATCAAGATGTTCTTCGTGCCAGACTAAGAACCACCGGTATCACCGAAACACACTTTGATCTGGGCTCATTGCAGTACAGAATGTTCGACGTTGGAGGGCAAAGATCGGAACGAAAGAAATGGATACATTGCTTCGAGAATGTCAATGCATTGCTATTCCTAGTTGCCATCAGTGGCTATGATCAGTGTCTAGCTGAAGACAAGGATGGA AATCAAATGCAAGAAGCTTTAATGCTTTGGGAGTCGATTGCTAACTCTCATTGGTTCAAACACTCCGCATTGATCCTCTTCTTGAACAAGATCGACTTGTTTAAAGCAAAGATCGGTCACAGCCCGATTACCAAGTTTGGTTTCTCCGATTTCCAGGGAGATACTACAAGCTGGCAACAAACCTCGAAATACTTTATGGACAAGTTTATTGCTCTGAACCGAAGCCCTGGACGCGAAGTTTATGGCCATTTTACAAACGCCACCGATACCGATCTCCTCAAGGTCACAATGAGCTCCGTACAAGACATGATCATACAGAGAAATCTTCAAAAGCTGATCCTTTGA
- the Bcnit3 gene encoding Bcnit3: MSQLLKKPVKIALIQLASGSDKSQNLAHAREKVLEAASAGAKIIVLPECFNSPYGTQYFPKYADTLLPSPPTSEQSPSFHALSAMAAETKTYLVGGSIPEYSPTTKNHYNTSLTFSPSGELLATHRKVHLFDIDIPGKITFRESEVLSPGNHVTMIDLPEYGKIAVAICYDVRFPELAMIAARKGCFALIYPGAFNTTTGPLHWRLQGQARAMDNQIYVALCSPARDETASYHAWGHSLVVDPMAQVLVEAEEKEEIVYAELNGEKIEETRKGIPIQTQRRFDIYKDVSEDFKNGDEK, encoded by the exons ATGTCTCAATTGCTTAAGAAACCAGTCAAAATCGCCTTGATACAACTGGCTAGTG GCTCTGATAAATCTCAGAATCTTGCACATGCCCGCGAAAAGGTCCTTGAAGCTGCATCAGCCGGTGCAAAAATCATTGTACTGCCCGAGTGTTTTAACTCTCCTTACGGTACTCAATATTTCCCCAAATATGCGGATACTCTCCTACCTTCTCCCCCCACTTCTGAGCAATCGCCTTCATTCCACGCTCTCAGTGCGATGGCCGCGGAGACAAAGACGTATCTCGTAGGCGGTAGCATTCCAGAATACTCTCCCACTACCAAAAACCATTACAATACCTCGTTAACATTCTCCCCATCCGGTGAATTGTTGGCTACCCATCGAAAAGTtcatctttttgatatcgatattccAGGGAAGATTACATTCAGAGAATCGGAGGTTCTTTCCCCAGGTAATCATGTTACTATGATTGATCTGCCAGAATACGGTAAGATAGCAGTGGCCATTTGCTATGATGTTCGATTCCCAGAGTTAGCTATGATTGCTGCGCGAAAGGGATGTTTTGCCTTGATATATCCTGGCGCCTTCAATACCACAACAGGTCCTCTACATTGGAGATTACAAGGGCAGGCAAGAGCTATGGACAATCAGATATACGTGGCTTTGTGCAGCCCTGCTAGAGATGAAACTGCCAGTTACCATGCTTGGGGGCACAGTTTGGTTGTTGATCCAATGGCACAGGTGCTTGTTGAAGCcgaggagaaagaggaaatcgTTTATGCTGAGTTGAATGgagaaaaaattgaagagacCAGAAAGGGAATCCCGATACAGACTCAGAGAAGGTTTGATATATACAAAGACGTC